A genomic stretch from Acidobacteriota bacterium includes:
- a CDS encoding SDR family oxidoreductase → MNVTEPRPKILLTGATGCIGGRLLAALEARGYPVRCMTRRPEALAGRAGARTSVVRGDCLDPASLPDALAGIDTAYYLVHSMGGTADFEAQDRAAARNFGAAARTAGVRRIVYVGGLGASSGLSRHLRSRHETGEVLRESGVPVIELRSGIVLGAGSLSFELIRALVERLPVMICPSWVRTPTQPIALADLVGYLVAVLDRPGGESRVFEVGGADVVSYGRIMQEYARQRGLRRWLIPVPLLTPHLSSLWLGLTTPVYARVGRELVDGLRTATVVSDAAALAAFPVRPPGLRQAVARAIEEEDAGFASISWSEDALSAGTALRWGGVRISTRLIHSCAVDLPMAPDAAFAPIRRIGGASGWYYGDWIWRLRGLVDLLLGGVGMHRGRRDREHLAERDVLDCWRVEAYEPDARLRLAAEMKVPGRAWLQFDVAPRDGGGSTVRQTAVFDAAGLLGRCYWHALYPVHVVLFRGLLRSIARRAVREASSQD, encoded by the coding sequence GACGGGCGCCACCGGCTGCATCGGCGGCCGCCTGCTTGCGGCGCTCGAGGCGCGCGGGTATCCGGTCCGCTGCATGACACGACGTCCGGAGGCCCTGGCCGGTCGGGCAGGAGCGCGCACCAGCGTGGTCCGCGGCGACTGTCTGGACCCGGCCTCGCTGCCGGACGCCCTCGCCGGGATCGACACCGCCTACTACCTGGTCCACTCGATGGGGGGCACGGCGGACTTCGAGGCGCAGGACCGCGCCGCGGCGCGCAACTTCGGGGCCGCCGCGCGTACCGCGGGCGTCCGCCGCATCGTGTACGTGGGCGGACTCGGCGCCTCGTCGGGCCTGTCCCGCCACCTGCGCAGCCGGCATGAGACCGGCGAGGTGCTGCGCGAGTCGGGCGTCCCGGTCATCGAGCTGCGGAGCGGCATCGTGCTCGGCGCCGGCAGTCTCTCGTTCGAGTTGATCCGCGCGCTGGTCGAGCGGCTCCCGGTCATGATCTGCCCGTCGTGGGTCCGTACCCCGACCCAGCCGATCGCACTGGCGGACCTGGTGGGCTATCTCGTGGCCGTGCTCGACCGGCCCGGCGGTGAGAGCCGGGTGTTCGAGGTGGGCGGTGCGGACGTGGTGTCGTACGGCCGGATCATGCAGGAGTACGCCCGGCAGCGCGGACTCCGGCGCTGGCTGATCCCGGTGCCGTTGCTGACGCCGCACCTGTCGAGCCTGTGGCTGGGGTTGACCACGCCGGTGTACGCAAGGGTGGGCCGCGAGCTCGTCGACGGCCTCCGCACCGCGACGGTCGTGAGCGACGCTGCCGCCCTGGCGGCGTTTCCCGTTCGCCCGCCGGGGCTGCGGCAGGCGGTTGCGCGGGCCATCGAGGAGGAGGACGCCGGTTTCGCCTCGATCTCGTGGTCCGAGGATGCGTTGTCGGCGGGGACGGCCCTGCGCTGGGGCGGCGTGCGCATCAGCACCCGGCTGATTCACTCGTGCGCGGTCGACCTGCCCATGGCGCCGGATGCCGCGTTCGCGCCCATCCGGCGCATCGGAGGCGCCAGCGGCTGGTACTACGGCGACTGGATCTGGCGCCTGCGTGGTCTCGTCGACCTGCTGCTGGGCGGCGTCGGCATGCACCGCGGCCGGCGCGACCGCGAACACCTGGCGGAGCGCGACGTGCTGGACTGCTGGCGGGTGGAGGCGTACGAGCCCGATGCCCGCTTGCGGCTCGCGGCCGAGATGAAGGTGCCGGGCCGCGCGTGGCTCCAGTTCGACGTCGCGCCGCGCGACGGCGGGGGTTCCACCGTCCGCCAGACCGCCGTCTTCGACGCGGCCGGCCTGCTGGGGCGGTGCTACTGGCACGCGCTGTACCCGGTCCACGTCGTTCTGTTCAGGGGGCTCCTGCGGAGCATCGCCCGGCGGGCGGTACGGGAGGCATCCTCCCAGGACTAG